The proteins below come from a single Gordonia pseudamarae genomic window:
- a CDS encoding DEAD/DEAH box helicase: MLSPADNLDDAFDDFTGWWADRGIELYPHQEEALLELASGSNVILATPTGSGKSLVAAGAIAFARTRGLRAYYTAPIKALVSEKFFDLCTLFGADDVGLLTGDASVNPDAPIVCATAEIVANLALRDGAASDIGVLISDEFHFYGEADRGWAWQVPLIELPDTQFLLMSATLGELSFFIDDLTRRTGRQTAAVTDAVRPVPLEFTYAVTPIHETIEDLVSRGRAPVYVVHFTQAQAVERAQALLSAKICDKAEKAAIAEAIGDFRFHTGFGATLSKLLRAGIGVHHAGMLPRYRRLVERLAQQGLLKVVAGTDTLGVGINVPIRTVLLAALSKYDGTRVRRLKAREFHQIAGRAGRAGYDTVGYVVAQAPDHDIENIRAVAKAGDDPKKLRKVVRKKPPEGFVSWGEKTFLTLVEAPDEPLRSHFRMTTAMLMEVLSRPGDCFAALRHLLEDSHEPRPRQRKHILHTIALYRGLRDAGIVVQLDEPDADGKNVALSVDVPENFALTNPLSAFALAAFELLDPDSSTYTLDVVSILESTLDDPRPLLLAQRKAARDVAIAEMKADGIEYEERMARLEEISWPTPLAEEIGYAYGVYRQGHPWIASYRPSPKSVLREMRERAMTFTELISAYGLARSEGVVLRYLSDCYRVLRTGLPHSVMTDEIVALTEEVGAMVRDVDSSLVDEWEALTSRVDT, from the coding sequence GTGCTGTCCCCCGCCGACAACCTCGACGACGCCTTCGATGATTTCACCGGCTGGTGGGCCGATCGGGGCATTGAGCTGTATCCGCATCAGGAGGAGGCGCTGCTGGAGCTGGCCTCCGGCAGCAATGTGATCCTGGCGACGCCGACCGGTTCGGGAAAGTCCCTGGTCGCGGCCGGCGCTATCGCGTTCGCCCGCACCCGGGGGCTGCGCGCCTACTACACCGCACCCATCAAGGCGCTGGTCAGCGAGAAGTTCTTCGACCTGTGCACCCTGTTCGGCGCCGACGATGTGGGTTTGCTGACCGGTGACGCATCGGTGAATCCGGATGCGCCGATCGTGTGCGCGACCGCCGAGATCGTCGCCAATCTGGCGCTGCGCGACGGTGCGGCCAGCGATATCGGGGTGTTGATCTCCGACGAGTTCCACTTCTACGGTGAGGCCGATCGCGGCTGGGCGTGGCAGGTTCCGCTGATCGAACTGCCGGACACCCAGTTCCTGCTGATGTCGGCGACCCTCGGCGAGTTGTCGTTCTTCATCGACGATCTGACCAGGCGCACGGGCAGGCAGACGGCCGCGGTGACCGACGCGGTGCGGCCGGTACCGCTGGAGTTCACCTACGCGGTCACCCCGATCCACGAAACCATCGAGGATCTGGTCTCGCGCGGCCGGGCACCGGTCTATGTCGTGCATTTCACGCAGGCGCAGGCGGTCGAGCGGGCACAGGCGCTGTTGTCGGCCAAGATCTGCGACAAGGCAGAGAAGGCGGCGATCGCCGAGGCCATCGGCGATTTCCGCTTCCACACCGGTTTCGGTGCCACCCTGTCCAAGCTGTTGCGCGCCGGTATCGGGGTGCATCACGCGGGTATGCTGCCGCGCTATCGGCGGCTGGTGGAGCGGCTGGCCCAGCAGGGTCTGCTGAAGGTGGTGGCCGGTACCGACACGCTCGGCGTGGGTATCAACGTCCCCATCCGGACGGTGCTGCTGGCCGCGCTGAGCAAGTACGACGGGACCCGGGTGCGCAGGCTCAAGGCGCGTGAGTTCCATCAGATCGCCGGACGCGCCGGACGTGCCGGGTACGACACCGTCGGCTATGTGGTGGCCCAGGCCCCCGACCACGACATCGAGAACATCCGGGCGGTCGCCAAGGCCGGCGACGATCCGAAGAAGCTTCGCAAGGTGGTCCGCAAGAAGCCACCCGAGGGTTTCGTCTCGTGGGGCGAGAAGACGTTCCTCACCCTGGTCGAAGCTCCGGACGAGCCGTTGCGTTCGCACTTCCGGATGACCACGGCGATGCTGATGGAGGTGCTCAGCCGACCGGGCGACTGCTTCGCGGCGCTGCGGCATCTGCTGGAGGACAGTCATGAGCCGCGCCCACGTCAGCGCAAACACATCCTGCACACCATCGCCCTGTATCGGGGTTTGCGCGATGCCGGGATCGTCGTACAACTCGACGAACCCGACGCCGACGGGAAGAACGTGGCGCTGAGCGTCGATGTGCCGGAGAATTTTGCCCTCACCAACCCGTTGTCGGCATTCGCGCTCGCCGCGTTCGAGCTGCTCGATCCCGATTCCTCGACGTACACGCTGGATGTGGTGTCGATCCTGGAGTCCACGCTCGACGATCCGCGGCCGCTGCTGCTGGCCCAGCGCAAGGCCGCCCGTGACGTGGCGATCGCCGAGATGAAGGCCGACGGCATCGAGTACGAGGAGCGGATGGCGCGGCTGGAAGAGATCTCCTGGCCGACGCCGCTGGCCGAGGAGATCGGCTACGCCTATGGCGTGTATCGGCAGGGCCATCCGTGGATCGCCTCGTATCGCCCCTCGCCCAAGTCGGTGTTGCGGGAGATGCGGGAGCGGGCGATGACGTTCACCGAGCTGATCTCCGCCTACGGGCTGGCGCGCAGCGAAGGAGTGGTATTGCGGTACCTGTCGGACTGCTACCGGGTACTGCGCACGGGACTTCCCCATTCGGTGATGACCGACGAGATCGTCGCGCTCACCGAGGAAGTGGGCGCGATGGTGCGCGACGTCGACTCCAGCCTCGTCGACGAGTGGGAGGCGCTCACCTCCCGGGTCGACACCTGA
- a CDS encoding hydrogen peroxide-inducible genes activator has translation MSDKTYQPSINALRTFVSLAQHRHFGAAATELGVTQPTLSQALGVLETGLGCRLIDRTTRRVLVTPEGESLLPKAIAALDAVDEFVAAADRNHDALTGIVRMGVIPTVAPYILPTVLTGLAAELPELRPQIIEDQTARLLAALRDGTLDVAVLALPTEEPGLTEIPMYAEDFVLALPADHPMSGRSRISPRILADLPLLLLDEGHCLRDQALEVCSLAGVEVEEGRTRAASLTTAVHCVAGGLGVTLIPRTAVASETASGRLVTVEFTRPRPGRRIGLVCRSSAGRDADYRRLAGIVADLVAADGAARHDDETASLTL, from the coding sequence ATGTCCGATAAGACTTATCAGCCTTCCATTAATGCCCTGCGTACGTTCGTGTCACTGGCCCAACATCGCCATTTCGGTGCCGCGGCAACCGAGTTGGGTGTGACGCAACCCACGTTGTCGCAAGCTCTCGGTGTCCTGGAAACAGGTCTCGGATGCCGGCTCATCGACCGGACCACCCGCCGGGTACTGGTCACCCCGGAAGGAGAATCACTGCTACCCAAGGCCATCGCCGCACTCGACGCCGTCGACGAGTTCGTGGCCGCCGCCGACCGCAACCACGACGCGCTCACCGGTATCGTCCGCATGGGGGTCATCCCCACCGTCGCGCCCTACATCCTGCCGACGGTGCTCACCGGTCTGGCTGCCGAACTACCCGAACTCCGGCCGCAGATCATCGAGGACCAGACCGCGCGGCTCCTGGCGGCGCTGCGCGACGGCACGCTCGACGTCGCAGTGCTGGCGCTGCCTACCGAAGAACCAGGACTGACCGAGATCCCCATGTACGCCGAGGATTTCGTCCTCGCCCTGCCCGCCGATCACCCGATGAGCGGGCGCAGCCGGATCAGCCCGCGGATCCTGGCCGACCTGCCCCTGCTGCTCCTGGACGAAGGACACTGCCTACGCGATCAGGCGCTGGAGGTCTGCAGCCTCGCCGGCGTGGAGGTGGAGGAGGGCCGCACCCGGGCTGCTTCACTGACCACCGCGGTGCACTGCGTGGCCGGCGGCCTCGGGGTCACCCTCATCCCGCGTACCGCGGTGGCATCGGAGACCGCGTCCGGACGGCTGGTCACCGTGGAGTTCACCAGGCCGCGGCCGGGGCGGCGGATCGGGCTCGTGTGCCGCTCATCGGCCGGGCGCGATGCCGACTATCGTCGGCTGGCCGGCATCGTCGCCGATCTCGTCGCCGCCGACGGAGCGGCCCGCCATGACGACGAAACCGCCTCCCTGACCCTGTGA
- a CDS encoding DUF4192 domain-containing protein, with the protein MPQSDPQIHEPADSDRRGRPVHAATLITAIPALLGFVPESSLIVLTFRTDNTIIATMRYDLLLRVDGRPSTELRATITGIGDLCRRYGAAAAVAVIVDDRYRLASPQYRTVLTLCDRAFRTCGGLAAGLVATAIADGQRWSAGHTGGDTARPSPVRLPPSGDGLVGDPRTCPTAVREAVTTGRRVLGHREEMTTMLDPVDCGCPRCLSVPDAGGDSAAALRLVIAKLEPGGRRHRPADIDCTEAGALAAALTDLTVRDALLALAVTDLRDEAEILWRALARRLRGSARASAASLLAHLHYIAGEGGYAAVALDCALAADPDWSFAMLLSAALHSGAHPSMLWQIVPHSYRIADSLGIDLPPPTRARAG; encoded by the coding sequence ATGCCACAGTCTGATCCACAGATCCATGAGCCGGCCGACAGTGACCGGCGCGGGCGGCCGGTGCACGCGGCGACCCTGATCACCGCGATCCCCGCGCTGCTCGGATTCGTACCCGAATCGTCGCTGATCGTGCTCACCTTCCGCACCGACAACACCATCATCGCCACCATGCGTTACGACCTGCTGCTACGGGTGGACGGCAGACCCTCGACCGAACTGCGGGCCACCATCACCGGCATCGGCGACCTGTGCCGCCGATACGGTGCGGCCGCGGCCGTCGCGGTCATCGTCGACGACCGATACCGACTCGCGAGTCCGCAGTACCGGACGGTGCTGACACTGTGCGACCGGGCCTTTCGCACCTGCGGCGGGCTGGCGGCGGGACTGGTGGCCACCGCCATCGCCGACGGGCAACGGTGGTCGGCCGGACACACCGGCGGCGACACCGCCCGCCCCTCGCCGGTGCGGCTTCCGCCGTCGGGCGACGGACTCGTCGGGGACCCGCGCACCTGCCCGACCGCGGTACGCGAAGCCGTCACCACCGGTCGGCGCGTACTCGGCCACCGCGAGGAGATGACCACCATGCTCGACCCCGTCGACTGCGGGTGCCCGCGGTGCCTGTCGGTGCCGGACGCCGGCGGCGACAGCGCGGCGGCGTTGCGGCTGGTGATCGCGAAACTCGAACCCGGGGGCCGGCGACATCGGCCCGCCGACATCGACTGCACCGAGGCCGGCGCACTGGCGGCCGCCCTCACCGACCTCACCGTCCGCGACGCGCTGCTCGCCCTGGCCGTCACCGACCTGCGGGACGAAGCCGAAATACTGTGGCGCGCGCTGGCGCGGCGGCTACGTGGATCGGCCCGGGCCAGTGCGGCCTCACTGCTCGCACACCTGCACTACATCGCCGGGGAGGGTGGGTACGCAGCGGTGGCCCTGGACTGCGCACTCGCCGCCGACCCCGACTGGTCGTTCGCGATGCTGCTGTCGGCAGCGCTGCATTCGGGGGCACACCCCTCGATGCTGTGGCAGATCGTGCCGCACTCGTACCGCATCGCGGACTCGCTCGGTATCGA
- a CDS encoding PAC2 family protein gives MDGHTPESSSLYSMEFPTPAVPDDDGKGTVLIHALEGFADAGHAVGLAAQHIRDSLDSELVATFDSDELIDYRSRRPTIEFSGDSFTGVTMPSVRVHAVTDTSGRGFLLLSGSEPDLKWDRFVEAVAGLAERFGVTDVVGLNAIPMAVPHTRPSTITAHGSDVSALGDLPRWGSSMKLPASASMLLELRLAEKSYRASGLSVHVPHYLAQSNYPAASARLLRAVATVTDLELPVSALENAAEQMREQIDNEVSGNSEIESVVHALEEQYDSYAKAQESRASLLAAEDELPSGDELGAEFEKFLAEQSNNGPDGDGGPQSAS, from the coding sequence ATGGACGGGCATACCCCGGAATCGAGCTCGCTGTACTCGATGGAGTTTCCCACACCCGCCGTACCCGATGACGACGGTAAGGGCACTGTCCTGATTCACGCGCTCGAAGGGTTCGCCGACGCCGGGCACGCGGTCGGTCTGGCCGCGCAGCACATCCGCGACAGCCTCGACTCCGAGCTGGTGGCCACCTTCGACTCCGACGAGCTGATCGACTACCGCTCACGCCGGCCGACCATCGAGTTCTCCGGTGACAGTTTCACCGGGGTGACGATGCCGTCGGTACGGGTGCACGCGGTCACCGATACGTCCGGTCGCGGATTTCTGCTGCTCAGCGGTTCGGAACCGGATCTGAAGTGGGATCGGTTCGTCGAGGCCGTGGCCGGTCTCGCCGAACGTTTCGGTGTGACCGATGTGGTCGGTCTCAACGCCATCCCGATGGCGGTCCCGCATACCCGTCCGTCCACCATCACCGCCCATGGCAGCGATGTCAGTGCGCTGGGTGATCTGCCGCGGTGGGGGTCGTCGATGAAGCTGCCGGCTAGTGCGTCGATGCTGCTGGAGCTGCGGCTGGCCGAGAAGTCCTACCGCGCCTCCGGGTTGTCGGTGCACGTCCCGCACTACCTGGCGCAATCGAACTATCCGGCGGCCTCGGCCCGGCTGCTGCGGGCGGTGGCCACCGTCACCGATCTGGAGTTGCCGGTGTCGGCGCTGGAGAACGCGGCCGAGCAGATGCGCGAGCAGATCGACAACGAGGTGTCGGGCAACAGCGAGATCGAGTCGGTGGTGCACGCACTCGAGGAGCAGTACGACTCGTACGCCAAGGCGCAGGAGTCGCGCGCCTCGTTGCTGGCGGCCGAGGACGAGCTGCCCAGCGGAGACGAGCTCGGCGCCGAGTTCGAGAAGTTTCTGGCCGAGCAGTCCAACAACGGCCCCGACGGTGACGGCGGTCCGCAATCAGCGAGCTGA